ATGGGGCTGCTAGAAAGCCGCGCGCGGGGGCCAAGTCAACGAAAACAAGTCCAGGGAAGGCCGGGCGGCAACGGGGCTTCCAGGGCGGTCGGCAGGCCGAACATGGCGCACAAGCGGGGCTTTATAAGGGCTACGGGCCGGCTGCTACCGGCCGCCGCGCGAGACCCGCTCGATTTCGGCCTTCACGATGCGTTCCACGAGGCCCGGCAAATTGTCATCGAGCCAGGATTTCAGCATCGGACGCAGCATCTCCTTGACCAGATCCTCCAGTGTCCGCGCATTGCTGCTCAGCACCGTGTGGGCCAGGGAGTTGAAGGCGGACTCGACCGCCGAGACCGTCGATTGCGCGAGGATCGGCTGCTGCGGCGGCAGCGGCGGCGCGTCGAAGTCCACCGGCGCGTAGGACGGCGAAGGCGCCGGGCGCGGCGGCGGCGATTCGGCGAATTCGAGATCGTCGCGCGGCTCGACCTTGCGGAAGCTCGGCGGTGGTGGGGGCGGTGTCGGCTCAACTGCCATCTCGTCGGTCAATTCGAGCACGTCGGGCTCAGGCTCGGGCTCCGGCTCCGGAGCACGAACCTCGGGCGCAGGCGTCGCCGCATCGAGCCCCGCCAGCAGCGCGTCGATATCGTCCTGGCTGTTCGGTCCGGCATCCGCTGCGGGCGGGGGTGGCGGCGGCGCCGGAGCCGGCTTCGCAACCGGCGGCGGCGCGGGCTTCTCAGCGGCGGGCTTTGCAGGCGCGACCTTGGATGGCGGAATGTCGTTGATCGCTTGCGGCTTCGGCGGCGTGGCGGGTGCCGCGGCCTTCTCGGGCTTTGCAGCGTCTGCCGGCGGCGGCTTCGCCTCATCGTCGGCAATGATGCGCCGGATCGAGGCCAGAATCTCCTCCATCGAGGGTTCTGTGACCTTTGCAGGCTGCGTCATCTCCGACTCCACATCATCAACGCCCTCGCATGCGTTGTTTTACACCAAGCACGACAGGATTGGCCGGTTCCGGACGAACGCCCCGACATTTTCGTCGCGAGAGCCCGACTTGTCCCCAGTTCACGGCTCAACGTGCGACGGTGCGCCCCTGCCCTCGGCACTCAAGCTTACGCACGCGACATCGGTGCGGGGCGAATCGACCCGCATCTTCTTGGCAAGGCTATGTCAGGGATTTTGATGATTGCAAGCAAAGCGCCGGTCGGCCTCAATTGTTTGCGAGGCCGACCGGATGCTTACGGGAAATCAGCGTCCGTCAGGCGTGCGCACGCCGGACCAGCTGTCGCGGACCTGCTGGTAGTGAACGCTCGGATCGTAGACCGTGGTAGAAAGGCCGAGGACCTGCGGCGCCAGACGGCCGACGGCGTTGAGCACCGAATAGGACGCCACGACGCGGTCATGCTGGGCAGTGACGAGCGCAACGCGCGCGTTCACCAGCGCTTGCTGCGCGTTCAGCACGTCGAGCGTGGTGCGCTGTCCGGCCTTTGCCTCTTCGCGCACGCCGTTCAGCGCGATCTCGGACGCCGTGACCTGCGCCTGCGCGGACTTCACCTGCGCCTTGCCGGCTTCCAGCTGGCCCCAGGCCTGCACGACGTTGGCGCGGGTCTGATCGCGGGTGGTTTCAAGATTCAGGCGCTGCTGCGCCAGGTTCTCTTTCGACTGGCGGATCAACGAATATTCCGTGCCGCCCTGATAGATCGGCACGGACGCTGTCGCGATGGCGGAAGCCGTATTCGTGCGGAAAACCTGGAGGGTCTGCTGGTAGGCTGTGCTGACCGCAGCCTGAAGCGTGACCGTGGGCAGCAGCGCGCCTTCGTTGATCTTGACCTGGAGAAAGTTGACGTCGATGCCGTACATCGCGGCCGTGACGTTGGGGTTCTCCACCAGGCTGAGATTGACCGCCGAGGCGATTGTCGAGGGCAGGAAACGATCGACCGGGGAGCCCGGGGCAAGATTCGTCGGTTCGTTGCCGATGATGCGGCGGAAGTTCGCGCGCGTCGTCGTGAGATTCGATTCGGCAGTCAGGGCCTGGGTCCTGCCGGCAGCCAGCTGCGCTTCGGATTGCGCGACGTCCGTGCGCGTGACCTCGCCGACATTGAAGCGATCGCGCGTTTGCTTGAGCGTCTGTTCGAGCACACGCACGTTGCTGCGCTGAACCTCGAGCGTTGCCGCGTCACGCAGGTAGTCCATGTAAGTCGTGGCGGCCTGCAGCAGGACCGACTGCTCGAGCACGCGCAACGCCTCGCGCGAGCCCGAGACCTGGCTCTCCGCCGCGCGCGTCCTGTTGGCGGTCTGGTTGCCGTTGTAGAGAGTCTGGTTGACGGTCAGGCTGGCGCTGTTCGGCTGCAGGACGCCATGG
This is a stretch of genomic DNA from Bradyrhizobium sp. CB2312. It encodes these proteins:
- a CDS encoding TolC family outer membrane protein, which produces MHGVKLFTGAAVSVLLLALAGPAPALADTIEAALVRAYQNNPQLNAQRAQVRSTDENVPQALSGYRPRVGLNLSTGYQYQDTQAAQRGEPFHGVLQPNSASLTVNQTLYNGNQTANRTRAAESQVSGSREALRVLEQSVLLQAATTYMDYLRDAATLEVQRSNVRVLEQTLKQTRDRFNVGEVTRTDVAQSEAQLAAGRTQALTAESNLTTTRANFRRIIGNEPTNLAPGSPVDRFLPSTIASAVNLSLVENPNVTAAMYGIDVNFLQVKINEGALLPTVTLQAAVSTAYQQTLQVFRTNTASAIATASVPIYQGGTEYSLIRQSKENLAQQRLNLETTRDQTRANVVQAWGQLEAGKAQVKSAQAQVTASEIALNGVREEAKAGQRTTLDVLNAQQALVNARVALVTAQHDRVVASYSVLNAVGRLAPQVLGLSTTVYDPSVHYQQVRDSWSGVRTPDGR
- a CDS encoding DUF2497 domain-containing protein, which translates into the protein MTQPAKVTEPSMEEILASIRRIIADDEAKPPPADAAKPEKAAAPATPPKPQAINDIPPSKVAPAKPAAEKPAPPPVAKPAPAPPPPPPAADAGPNSQDDIDALLAGLDAATPAPEVRAPEPEPEPEPDVLELTDEMAVEPTPPPPPPSFRKVEPRDDLEFAESPPPRPAPSPSYAPVDFDAPPLPPQQPILAQSTVSAVESAFNSLAHTVLSSNARTLEDLVKEMLRPMLKSWLDDNLPGLVERIVKAEIERVSRGGR